The Candidatus Sphingomonas colombiensis genome contains the following window.
CAACGCTGCTCGACCAACGCGATGAACAATTCGGTCAGCGCGACGGACTTCGCGCGGATCGCCACCATGTCGGCCGCGCGCATCAGATCGAGCCCGACGCCGACCAGCGACAGGCTCACGATCGGCTGCGTGCCGGTGAGGAACTGCCGGATATCGGGCGCGGGCGCATAGCCAGGATCGAAGGCGAACGGCGCTTCATGCCCCCACCAGCCGGTGATCGGCTGGCGCGCCGCGCCCAGATGCCGCTTCGCCACGAACAGGAATGCCGGCGAGCCGGGGCCGCCGTTCAGATATTTGTAGGTGCAGCCCACCGCGAAATCGACATTGCAGCCGTTGAGATCGACCGGCATCGCGCCCGCGCTGTGGCACAGATCCCAGATCGCCAGCGCACCGGCCGCCTGCGCCCGTTCGGTGAGCGCCGCCATGTCGTTGATATGGCCGGTCTTGTAATGAACATGCGTGATGCAGATCGCGGCGGTATCCTCGTCGATCGCATCGGCGATCTCGTGCCGCTCACGCAGCACCACCTCCAGCCCGCGCGCCGCAGCAATCCCCTGCGCGACATAATTGTCGGTCGGGAAGTTGCTCCCTTCCAGGATGATCTTGCGCCGGCCGGGACGCATCGCGCTCGCCGCCCACAACAGCTTGAACAAGTTGACGCTGGTCGAATCCGTCACGACCACTTCGCCATCGTCCGCACCGATCAACGGGGCGAGCGTGTTGCCGAGCGTCACCGGCAGATCGAACCAGCCCGCGCTGTTCCAGCTCTTGATCAGATCACCGCCCCATTCGCGCTCGATCACGCGCGCGGCATGCGCCGGGGCGTCATTGGCCATCGCGCCGAGCGAATTGCCGTCGAGATAGATCACGCCATCGGGGATCAGAAAAGCATCGCGAAAGCGCGCCAGCGGATCGGCCTGATCCTGCGCCACGCACCAGTCGCGCGAAATCTCCGCCGGAAACTCTGCCGCCCGTTCCTCAAACCGCATCAAGACACACCGTTTTCTTCTGAGACATTGCACGGATAGCCCAGCGCGCAGCTTTACGCCTCATATTCCTGCGCACCGATGCCCCTGATTACGGGTGGCGCTTCGAGCGGCGAGCGCCGGGATGGAGCGCGAGCACGAGCGCCACGGCCAGTCCCTCCATCCCGATCCCCCCGATCC
Protein-coding sequences here:
- the kynU gene encoding kynureninase, giving the protein MRFEERAAEFPAEISRDWCVAQDQADPLARFRDAFLIPDGVIYLDGNSLGAMANDAPAHAARVIEREWGGDLIKSWNSAGWFDLPVTLGNTLAPLIGADDGEVVVTDSTSVNLFKLLWAASAMRPGRRKIILEGSNFPTDNYVAQGIAAARGLEVVLRERHEIADAIDEDTAAICITHVHYKTGHINDMAALTERAQAAGALAIWDLCHSAGAMPVDLNGCNVDFAVGCTYKYLNGGPGSPAFLFVAKRHLGAARQPITGWWGHEAPFAFDPGYAPAPDIRQFLTGTQPIVSLSLVGVGLDLMRAADMVAIRAKSVALTELFIALVEQRCARHGFTLASPRDASERGSQVSFAHADGYAIMRALIDRGVIGDFRAPDIVRFGFTPLYVRHADVWDAADVLADVMETGAWRDPRYHQRDAVT